The following proteins are co-located in the Pan troglodytes isolate AG18354 chromosome 5, NHGRI_mPanTro3-v2.0_pri, whole genome shotgun sequence genome:
- the PGM3 gene encoding phosphoacetylglucosamine mutase isoform X6, translating to MLAPSWEEHATYLANAEEQDMQRVLIDISEKEAVNLQQDAFVVIGRDTRPSSEKLSQSVIDGVTVLGGQFHDYGLLTTPQLHYMVYCRNTGGRYGKATIEGYYQKLSKAFVELTKQASCSGDEYRSLKVDCANGIGALKLREMEHYFSQGLSVQLFNDGSKGKLNHLCGADFVKSHQKPPQGMEIKSNERCCSFDGDADRIVYYYHDADGHFHLIDGDKIATLISSFLKELLVEIGESLNIGVVQTAYANGSSTRYLEEVMKVPVYCTKTGVKHLHHKAQEFDIGVYFEANGHGTALFSTAVEMKIKQSAEQLEDKKRKAAKMLENIIDLFNQAAGDAISDMLVIEAILALKGLTVQQWDALYTDLPNRQLKVQVADRRVISTTNAERQAVTPPGLQEAINDLVKKYKLSRAFVRPSGTEDVVRVYAEADSQESADHLAHEVSLAVFQLAGGIGERPQPVQNRL from the exons ATGTTGGCACCATCCTGGGAGGAACATGCCACCTATTTAGCAAATGCTGAGGAACAAGATATGCAGAGAGTGCTTATTGACATCAGCGAGAAAGAAGCTGTGAATCTGCAACAAGATGCCTTTGTAGTTATTGGTAGAGATACCAG gCCCAGCAGTGAGAAACTTTCACAATCTGTAATAGATGGTGTGACTGTTCTAGGAGGTCAATTCCATG ATTATGGCTTGTTAACAACACCCCAGCTGCACTACATGGTGTATTGTCGAAACACGGGTGGCCGATATGGAAAGGCAACTATAGAAGGTTACTACCAGAAACTCTCTAAGGCTTTTGTGGAACTCACCAAACAG GCTTCCTGCAGTGGAGATGAATACAGATCACTTAAGGTTGACTGTGCAAATGGCATAGGGGCCCTGAAGCTAAGGGAAATGGAACACTACTTCTCACAGGGCCTGTCAGTTCAGCTGTTTAATGATGGGTCCAAGGGCAAACTCAATCATTTATGTGGAGCTGACTTTGTGAAAAGTCATCAGAAACCTCCACAGG GAATGGAAATTAAGTCCAATGAAAGATGCTGTTCTTTTGATGGAGATGCAGACAGAATTGTTTATTACTACCATGATGCAGATGGCCACTTTCATCTCATAGATGGAGACAAGATAGCAACGTTAATTAGCAGTTTCCTTAAAGAGCTCCTGGTGGAG ATTGGAGAAAGTTTGAATATTGGTGTTGTACAAACTGCATATGCAAATGGAAGTTCAACACGGTATCTTGAAGAAGTTATGAAG GTACCTGTCTATTGCACTAAGACTGGTGTAAAACATTTGCACCACAAGGCTCAAGAGTTTGACATTGGagtttattttgaagcaaatgggCATGGCACT GCACTGTTTAGTACAGCTGTTGAAATGAAGATAAAACAATCAGCAGAACAACtggaagataagaaaagaaaagctgcTAAGATGCTTGAAAACATTATTGACTTGTTTAACCAG GCAGCTGGTGATGCTATTTCTGACATGCTGGTGATTGAGGCAATCTTGGCTCTGAAGGGCTTGACTGTACAACAGTGGGATGCTCTCTATACAGATCTTCCAAACAGACAACTTAAAGTTCAG GTTGCAGACAGGAGAGTTATTAGCACTACCAATGCTGAAAGACAAGCAGTTACACCCCCAGGATTACAGGAGGCAATCAATGACCTGGTGAAGAAGTACAAGCTTTCTCGAGCTTTTGTCCGGCCCTCTGGTACAGAAGATGTCGTCCGAGTATATGCAGAAGCAGACTCACAA
- the PGM3 gene encoding phosphoacetylglucosamine mutase isoform X3, producing the protein MDLGAITKYSALHAKPNGLILQYGTAGFRTKAEHLDHVMFRMGLLAVLRSKQTKSTIGVMVTASHNPEEDNGVKLVDPLGEMLAPSWEEHATYLANAEEQDMQRVLIDISEKEAVNLQQDAFVVIGRDTRPSSEKLSQSVIDGVTVLGGQFHDYGLLTTPQLHYMVYCRNTGGRYGKATIEGYYQKLSKAFVELTKQASCSGDEYRSLKVDCANGIGALKLREMEHYFSQGLSVQLFNDGSKGKLNHLCGADFVKSHQKPPQGMEIKSNERCCSFDGDADRIVYYYHDADGHFHLIDGDKIATLISSFLKELLVEIGESLNIGVVQTAYANGSSTRYLEEVMKVPVYCTKTGVKHLHHKAQEFDIGVYFEANGHGTALFSTAVEMKIKQSAEQLEDKKRKAAKMLENIIDLFNQAAGDAISDMLVIEAILALKGLTVQQWDALYTDLPNRQLKVQVADRRVISTTNAERQAVTPPGLQEAINDLVKKYKLSRAFVRPSGTEDVVRVYAEADSQESADHLAHEVSLAVFQLAGGIGERPQPVQNRL; encoded by the exons ATGGATTTAGGTGCTATTACAAAATACTCAGCATTACATGCCAAGCCCAATGGACTGATCCTGCAATACGGGACTGCTGGATTTCGAACGAAGGCAGAACATCTTGATCATGTCATGTTTCGCATGGGATTATTAGCTGTCCTGAggtcaaaacagacaaaatccacTATAGGAGTCATGGTAACAGCGTCCCACAATCCTGAG gaagACAATGGTGTAAAATTGGTTGATCCTTTGGGTGAAATGTTGGCACCATCCTGGGAGGAACATGCCACCTATTTAGCAAATGCTGAGGAACAAGATATGCAGAGAGTGCTTATTGACATCAGCGAGAAAGAAGCTGTGAATCTGCAACAAGATGCCTTTGTAGTTATTGGTAGAGATACCAG gCCCAGCAGTGAGAAACTTTCACAATCTGTAATAGATGGTGTGACTGTTCTAGGAGGTCAATTCCATG ATTATGGCTTGTTAACAACACCCCAGCTGCACTACATGGTGTATTGTCGAAACACGGGTGGCCGATATGGAAAGGCAACTATAGAAGGTTACTACCAGAAACTCTCTAAGGCTTTTGTGGAACTCACCAAACAG GCTTCCTGCAGTGGAGATGAATACAGATCACTTAAGGTTGACTGTGCAAATGGCATAGGGGCCCTGAAGCTAAGGGAAATGGAACACTACTTCTCACAGGGCCTGTCAGTTCAGCTGTTTAATGATGGGTCCAAGGGCAAACTCAATCATTTATGTGGAGCTGACTTTGTGAAAAGTCATCAGAAACCTCCACAGG GAATGGAAATTAAGTCCAATGAAAGATGCTGTTCTTTTGATGGAGATGCAGACAGAATTGTTTATTACTACCATGATGCAGATGGCCACTTTCATCTCATAGATGGAGACAAGATAGCAACGTTAATTAGCAGTTTCCTTAAAGAGCTCCTGGTGGAG ATTGGAGAAAGTTTGAATATTGGTGTTGTACAAACTGCATATGCAAATGGAAGTTCAACACGGTATCTTGAAGAAGTTATGAAG GTACCTGTCTATTGCACTAAGACTGGTGTAAAACATTTGCACCACAAGGCTCAAGAGTTTGACATTGGagtttattttgaagcaaatgggCATGGCACT GCACTGTTTAGTACAGCTGTTGAAATGAAGATAAAACAATCAGCAGAACAACtggaagataagaaaagaaaagctgcTAAGATGCTTGAAAACATTATTGACTTGTTTAACCAG GCAGCTGGTGATGCTATTTCTGACATGCTGGTGATTGAGGCAATCTTGGCTCTGAAGGGCTTGACTGTACAACAGTGGGATGCTCTCTATACAGATCTTCCAAACAGACAACTTAAAGTTCAG GTTGCAGACAGGAGAGTTATTAGCACTACCAATGCTGAAAGACAAGCAGTTACACCCCCAGGATTACAGGAGGCAATCAATGACCTGGTGAAGAAGTACAAGCTTTCTCGAGCTTTTGTCCGGCCCTCTGGTACAGAAGATGTCGTCCGAGTATATGCAGAAGCAGACTCACAA
- the PGM3 gene encoding phosphoacetylglucosamine mutase isoform X5 — protein sequence MDLGAITKYSALHAKPNGLILQYGTAGFRTKAEHLDHVMFRMGLLAVLRSKQTKSTIGVMVTASHNPEEDNGVKLVDPLGEMLAPSWEEHATYLANAEEQDMQRVLIDISEKEAVNLQQDAFVVIGRDTRPSSEKLSQSVIDGVTVLGGQFHDYGLLTTPQLHYMVYCRNTGGRYGKATIEGYYQKLSKAFVELTKQASCSGDEYRSLKVDCANGIGALKLREMEHYFSQGLSVQLFNDGSKGKLNHLCGADFVKSHQKPPQGMEIKSNERCCSFDGDADRIVYYYHDADGHFHLIDGDKIATLISSFLKELLVEIGESLNIGVVQTAYANGSSTRYLEEVMKVPVYCTKTGVKHLHHKAQEFDIGVYFEANGHGTALFSTAVEMKIKQSAEQLEDKKRKAAKMLENIIDLFNQVADRRVISTTNAERQAVTPPGLQEAINDLVKKYKLSRAFVRPSGTEDVVRVYAEADSQESADHLAHEVSLAVFQLAGGIGERPQPGF from the exons ATGGATTTAGGTGCTATTACAAAATACTCAGCATTACATGCCAAGCCCAATGGACTGATCCTGCAATACGGGACTGCTGGATTTCGAACGAAGGCAGAACATCTTGATCATGTCATGTTTCGCATGGGATTATTAGCTGTCCTGAggtcaaaacagacaaaatccacTATAGGAGTCATGGTAACAGCGTCCCACAATCCTGAG gaagACAATGGTGTAAAATTGGTTGATCCTTTGGGTGAAATGTTGGCACCATCCTGGGAGGAACATGCCACCTATTTAGCAAATGCTGAGGAACAAGATATGCAGAGAGTGCTTATTGACATCAGCGAGAAAGAAGCTGTGAATCTGCAACAAGATGCCTTTGTAGTTATTGGTAGAGATACCAG gCCCAGCAGTGAGAAACTTTCACAATCTGTAATAGATGGTGTGACTGTTCTAGGAGGTCAATTCCATG ATTATGGCTTGTTAACAACACCCCAGCTGCACTACATGGTGTATTGTCGAAACACGGGTGGCCGATATGGAAAGGCAACTATAGAAGGTTACTACCAGAAACTCTCTAAGGCTTTTGTGGAACTCACCAAACAG GCTTCCTGCAGTGGAGATGAATACAGATCACTTAAGGTTGACTGTGCAAATGGCATAGGGGCCCTGAAGCTAAGGGAAATGGAACACTACTTCTCACAGGGCCTGTCAGTTCAGCTGTTTAATGATGGGTCCAAGGGCAAACTCAATCATTTATGTGGAGCTGACTTTGTGAAAAGTCATCAGAAACCTCCACAGG GAATGGAAATTAAGTCCAATGAAAGATGCTGTTCTTTTGATGGAGATGCAGACAGAATTGTTTATTACTACCATGATGCAGATGGCCACTTTCATCTCATAGATGGAGACAAGATAGCAACGTTAATTAGCAGTTTCCTTAAAGAGCTCCTGGTGGAG ATTGGAGAAAGTTTGAATATTGGTGTTGTACAAACTGCATATGCAAATGGAAGTTCAACACGGTATCTTGAAGAAGTTATGAAG GTACCTGTCTATTGCACTAAGACTGGTGTAAAACATTTGCACCACAAGGCTCAAGAGTTTGACATTGGagtttattttgaagcaaatgggCATGGCACT GCACTGTTTAGTACAGCTGTTGAAATGAAGATAAAACAATCAGCAGAACAACtggaagataagaaaagaaaagctgcTAAGATGCTTGAAAACATTATTGACTTGTTTAACCAG GTTGCAGACAGGAGAGTTATTAGCACTACCAATGCTGAAAGACAAGCAGTTACACCCCCAGGATTACAGGAGGCAATCAATGACCTGGTGAAGAAGTACAAGCTTTCTCGAGCTTTTGTCCGGCCCTCTGGTACAGAAGATGTCGTCCGAGTATATGCAGAAGCAGACTCACAA
- the PGM3 gene encoding phosphoacetylglucosamine mutase (The RefSeq protein has 2 substitutions compared to this genomic sequence) — protein MDLGAITKYSALHAKPNGLILQYGTAGFRTKAEHLDHVMFRMGLLAVLRSKQTKSTIGVMVTASHNPEEDNGVKLVDPLGEMLAPSWEEHATYLANAEEQDMQRVLIDISEKEAVNLQQDAFVVIGRDTRPSSEKLSQSVIDGVTVLGGQFHDYGLLTTPQLHYMVYCRNTGGRYGKATIEGYYQKLSKAFVELTKQASCSGDEYRSLKVDCANGIGALKLREMEHYFSQGLSVQLFNDGSKGKLNHLCGADFVKSHQKPPQGMEIKSNERCCSFDGDADRIVYYYHDADGHFHLIDGDKIATLISSFLKELLVEIGESLNIGVVQTAYANGSSTRYLEEVMKVPVYCTKTGVKHLHHKAREFDIGVYFEANGHGTALFSTAVEMKIKQSAEQLEDKKRKAAKMLENIIDLFNQAAGDAISDMLVIEAILALKGLTVQQWDALYTDLPNRQLKVQVADRRVISTTNAERRAVTPPGLQEAINDLVKKYKLSRAFVRPSGTEDVVRVYAEADSQESADHLAHEVSLAVFQLAGGIGERPQPGF, from the exons ATGGATTTAGGTGCTATTACAAAATACTCAGCATTACATGCCAAGCCCAATGGACTGATCCTGCAATACGGGACTGCTGGATTTCGAACGAAGGCAGAACATCTTGATCATGTCATGTTTCGCATGGGATTATTAGCTGTCCTGAggtcaaaacagacaaaatccacTATAGGAGTCATGGTAACAGCGTCCCACAATCCTGAG gaagACAATGGTGTAAAATTGGTTGATCCTTTGGGTGAAATGTTGGCACCATCCTGGGAGGAACATGCCACCTATTTAGCAAATGCTGAGGAACAAGATATGCAGAGAGTGCTTATTGACATCAGCGAGAAAGAAGCTGTGAATCTGCAACAAGATGCCTTTGTAGTTATTGGTAGAGATACCAG gCCCAGCAGTGAGAAACTTTCACAATCTGTAATAGATGGTGTGACTGTTCTAGGAGGTCAATTCCATG ATTATGGCTTGTTAACAACACCCCAGCTGCACTACATGGTGTATTGTCGAAACACGGGTGGCCGATATGGAAAGGCAACTATAGAAGGTTACTACCAGAAACTCTCTAAGGCTTTTGTGGAACTCACCAAACAG GCTTCCTGCAGTGGAGATGAATACAGATCACTTAAGGTTGACTGTGCAAATGGCATAGGGGCCCTGAAGCTAAGGGAAATGGAACACTACTTCTCACAGGGCCTGTCAGTTCAGCTGTTTAATGATGGGTCCAAGGGCAAACTCAATCATTTATGTGGAGCTGACTTTGTGAAAAGTCATCAGAAACCTCCACAGG GAATGGAAATTAAGTCCAATGAAAGATGCTGTTCTTTTGATGGAGATGCAGACAGAATTGTTTATTACTACCATGATGCAGATGGCCACTTTCATCTCATAGATGGAGACAAGATAGCAACGTTAATTAGCAGTTTCCTTAAAGAGCTCCTGGTGGAG ATTGGAGAAAGTTTGAATATTGGTGTTGTACAAACTGCATATGCAAATGGAAGTTCAACACGGTATCTTGAAGAAGTTATGAAG GTACCTGTCTATTGCACTAAGACTGGTGTAAAACATTTGCACCACAAGGCTCAAGAGTTTGACATTGGagtttattttgaagcaaatgggCATGGCACT GCACTGTTTAGTACAGCTGTTGAAATGAAGATAAAACAATCAGCAGAACAACtggaagataagaaaagaaaagctgcTAAGATGCTTGAAAACATTATTGACTTGTTTAACCAG GCAGCTGGTGATGCTATTTCTGACATGCTGGTGATTGAGGCAATCTTGGCTCTGAAGGGCTTGACTGTACAACAGTGGGATGCTCTCTATACAGATCTTCCAAACAGACAACTTAAAGTTCAG GTTGCAGACAGGAGAGTTATTAGCACTACCAATGCTGAAAGACAAGCAGTTACACCCCCAGGATTACAGGAGGCAATCAATGACCTGGTGAAGAAGTACAAGCTTTCTCGAGCTTTTGTCCGGCCCTCTGGTACAGAAGATGTCGTCCGAGTATATGCAGAAGCAGACTCACAA
- the RWDD2A gene encoding RWD domain-containing protein 2A: MSASVKESLQLQLLEMEMLFSMFPNQGEVKLEDVNALTNIKRYLEGTREALPPKIEFVITLQIEEPKVKIDLQVTMPHSYPYVALQLFGRSSELDRHQQLLLNKGLTSYIGTFDPGELCVCAAIQWLQDNSASYFLNRKLVYEPSTQAKPVKNTFLRMWIYSHHIYQQDLRKKILDVGKRLDVTGFCMTGKPGIICVEGFKEHCEEFWHTIRYPNWKHISCKHAESLETEGNGEDLRLFHSFEELLLEAHGDYGLRNDYHMNLGQFLEFLKKHKSEHVFQILFGIESKSSDS, translated from the exons ATGTCTGCTTCGGTGAAAGAAAGCCTTCAGCTTCAGCTACTGGAGATGGAAATGCTGTTTTCTATGTTTCCTAACCAAGGAGAAGTAAAACTTGAAGATGTAAATGCCCTGACGAATATAAAGAGGTATTTGGAAGGCACAAGGGAGGCGCTGCCACCAAAAATCGAATTTGTAATTACGCTCCAGATTGAAGAGCCCAAG gTGAAAATTGATTTGCAAGTGACCATGCCTCACAGCTACCCCTATGTAGCATTGCAGCTGTTTGGACGGTCATCTGAACTTGACAGACATCAGCAGCTACTTCTCAACAAAGGTCTCACTTCTTACATAGGGACTTTTGATCCAGGTGAGCTCTGTGTATGTGCAGCAATCCAGTGGCTACAGGACAACAGTGCATCTTATTTCCTGAACAGAAAGCTTGTATATGAACCATCTACACAAGCAAAGCCAGTCAAGAACACATTCCTCCGAATGTGGATCTACAGTCACCATATATATCAGCAGGACCTAAGGAAAAAGATTTTGGATGTTGGGAAAAGGTTAGATGTGACTGGATTTTGCATGACAGGAAAGCCTGGTATAATCTGTGTGGAGGGTTTCAAAGAGCACTGTGAGGAGTTCTGGCACACAATTAGGTACCCCAATTGGAAGCACATTTCCTGTAAGCATGCTGAAAGCTTGGAGACAGAAGGAAATGGTGAGGACCTGCgccttttccattcttttgaagAGTTACTCCTTGAGGCTCATGGTGACTATGGATTAAGGAATGACTATCACATGAATCTGGGCCAATTCTTAGAATTTCTCAAGAAGCACAAAAGTGAGCATGTTTTTCAGATACTATTTGGTATTGAAAGCAAAAGTTCAGACTCATAA
- the PGM3 gene encoding phosphoacetylglucosamine mutase isoform X7 yields MGGEWGQSAICPESAQEWTIQVGQHLLDMDLGAITKYSALHAKPNGLILQYGTAGFRTKAEHLDHVMFRMGLLAVLRSKQTKSTIGVMVTASHNPEEDNGVKLVDPLGEMLAPSWEEHATYLANAEEQDMQRVLIDISEKEAVNLQQDAFVVIGRDTRPSSEKLSQSVIDGVTVLGGQFHDYGLLTTPQLHYMVYCRNTGGRYGKATIEGYYQKLSKAFVELTKQASCSGDEYRSLKVDCANGIGALKLREMEHYFSQGLSVQLFNDGSKGKLNHLCGADFVKSHQKPPQGMEIKSNERCCSFDGDADRIVYYYHDADGHFHLIDGDKIATLISSFLKELLVEIGESLNIGVVQTAYANGSSTRYLEEVMKVPVYCTKTGVKHLHHKAQEFDIGVYFEANGHGTALFSTAVEMKIKQSAEQLEDKKRKAAKMLENIIDLFNQAAGDAISDMLVIEAILALKGLTVQQWDALYTDLPNRQLKVQVADRRVISTTNAERQAVTPPGLQEAINDLVKKYKLSRAFVRPSGTEDVVRVYAEADSQESADHLAHEVSLAVFQLAGGIGERPQPGF; encoded by the exons ATGGGAGGAGAGTGGGGACAATCTGCTATCTGCCCTGAGTCTGCCCAGGAGTGGACAATCCAAGTTGGACAACATCTTCTAG ACATGGATTTAGGTGCTATTACAAAATACTCAGCATTACATGCCAAGCCCAATGGACTGATCCTGCAATACGGGACTGCTGGATTTCGAACGAAGGCAGAACATCTTGATCATGTCATGTTTCGCATGGGATTATTAGCTGTCCTGAggtcaaaacagacaaaatccacTATAGGAGTCATGGTAACAGCGTCCCACAATCCTGAG gaagACAATGGTGTAAAATTGGTTGATCCTTTGGGTGAAATGTTGGCACCATCCTGGGAGGAACATGCCACCTATTTAGCAAATGCTGAGGAACAAGATATGCAGAGAGTGCTTATTGACATCAGCGAGAAAGAAGCTGTGAATCTGCAACAAGATGCCTTTGTAGTTATTGGTAGAGATACCAG gCCCAGCAGTGAGAAACTTTCACAATCTGTAATAGATGGTGTGACTGTTCTAGGAGGTCAATTCCATG ATTATGGCTTGTTAACAACACCCCAGCTGCACTACATGGTGTATTGTCGAAACACGGGTGGCCGATATGGAAAGGCAACTATAGAAGGTTACTACCAGAAACTCTCTAAGGCTTTTGTGGAACTCACCAAACAG GCTTCCTGCAGTGGAGATGAATACAGATCACTTAAGGTTGACTGTGCAAATGGCATAGGGGCCCTGAAGCTAAGGGAAATGGAACACTACTTCTCACAGGGCCTGTCAGTTCAGCTGTTTAATGATGGGTCCAAGGGCAAACTCAATCATTTATGTGGAGCTGACTTTGTGAAAAGTCATCAGAAACCTCCACAGG GAATGGAAATTAAGTCCAATGAAAGATGCTGTTCTTTTGATGGAGATGCAGACAGAATTGTTTATTACTACCATGATGCAGATGGCCACTTTCATCTCATAGATGGAGACAAGATAGCAACGTTAATTAGCAGTTTCCTTAAAGAGCTCCTGGTGGAG ATTGGAGAAAGTTTGAATATTGGTGTTGTACAAACTGCATATGCAAATGGAAGTTCAACACGGTATCTTGAAGAAGTTATGAAG GTACCTGTCTATTGCACTAAGACTGGTGTAAAACATTTGCACCACAAGGCTCAAGAGTTTGACATTGGagtttattttgaagcaaatgggCATGGCACT GCACTGTTTAGTACAGCTGTTGAAATGAAGATAAAACAATCAGCAGAACAACtggaagataagaaaagaaaagctgcTAAGATGCTTGAAAACATTATTGACTTGTTTAACCAG GCAGCTGGTGATGCTATTTCTGACATGCTGGTGATTGAGGCAATCTTGGCTCTGAAGGGCTTGACTGTACAACAGTGGGATGCTCTCTATACAGATCTTCCAAACAGACAACTTAAAGTTCAG GTTGCAGACAGGAGAGTTATTAGCACTACCAATGCTGAAAGACAAGCAGTTACACCCCCAGGATTACAGGAGGCAATCAATGACCTGGTGAAGAAGTACAAGCTTTCTCGAGCTTTTGTCCGGCCCTCTGGTACAGAAGATGTCGTCCGAGTATATGCAGAAGCAGACTCACAA
- the PGM3 gene encoding phosphoacetylglucosamine mutase isoform X2 yields MDLGAITKYSALHAKPNGLILQYGTAGFRTKAEHLDHVMFRMGLLAVLRSKQTKSTIGVMVTASHNPEEDNGVKLVDPLGEMLAPSWEEHATYLANAEEQDMQRVLIDISEKEAVNLQQDAFVVIGRDTRPSSEKLSQSVIDGVTVLGGQFHDYGLLTTPQLHYMVYCRNTGGRYGKATIEGYYQKLSKAFVELTKQASCSGDEYRSLKVDCANGIGALKLREMEHYFSQGLSVQLFNDGSKGKLNHLCGADFVKSHQKPPQGMEIKSNERCCSFDGDADRIVYYYHDADGHFHLIDGDKIATLISSFLKELLVEIGESLNIGVVQTAYANGSSTRYLEEVMKVPVYCTKTGVKHLHHKAQEFDIGVYFEANGHGTALFSTAVEMKIKQSAEQLEDKKRKAAKMLENIIDLFNQAAGDAISDMLVIEAILALKGLTVQQWDALYTDLPNRQLKVQVADRRVISTTNAERQAVTPPGLQEAINDLVKKYKLSRAFVRPSGTEDVVRVYAEADSQESADHLAHEVSLAVFQLAGGIGERPQPGYKAAETTHNISNAFGPGTANEHTVP; encoded by the exons ATGGATTTAGGTGCTATTACAAAATACTCAGCATTACATGCCAAGCCCAATGGACTGATCCTGCAATACGGGACTGCTGGATTTCGAACGAAGGCAGAACATCTTGATCATGTCATGTTTCGCATGGGATTATTAGCTGTCCTGAggtcaaaacagacaaaatccacTATAGGAGTCATGGTAACAGCGTCCCACAATCCTGAG gaagACAATGGTGTAAAATTGGTTGATCCTTTGGGTGAAATGTTGGCACCATCCTGGGAGGAACATGCCACCTATTTAGCAAATGCTGAGGAACAAGATATGCAGAGAGTGCTTATTGACATCAGCGAGAAAGAAGCTGTGAATCTGCAACAAGATGCCTTTGTAGTTATTGGTAGAGATACCAG gCCCAGCAGTGAGAAACTTTCACAATCTGTAATAGATGGTGTGACTGTTCTAGGAGGTCAATTCCATG ATTATGGCTTGTTAACAACACCCCAGCTGCACTACATGGTGTATTGTCGAAACACGGGTGGCCGATATGGAAAGGCAACTATAGAAGGTTACTACCAGAAACTCTCTAAGGCTTTTGTGGAACTCACCAAACAG GCTTCCTGCAGTGGAGATGAATACAGATCACTTAAGGTTGACTGTGCAAATGGCATAGGGGCCCTGAAGCTAAGGGAAATGGAACACTACTTCTCACAGGGCCTGTCAGTTCAGCTGTTTAATGATGGGTCCAAGGGCAAACTCAATCATTTATGTGGAGCTGACTTTGTGAAAAGTCATCAGAAACCTCCACAGG GAATGGAAATTAAGTCCAATGAAAGATGCTGTTCTTTTGATGGAGATGCAGACAGAATTGTTTATTACTACCATGATGCAGATGGCCACTTTCATCTCATAGATGGAGACAAGATAGCAACGTTAATTAGCAGTTTCCTTAAAGAGCTCCTGGTGGAG ATTGGAGAAAGTTTGAATATTGGTGTTGTACAAACTGCATATGCAAATGGAAGTTCAACACGGTATCTTGAAGAAGTTATGAAG GTACCTGTCTATTGCACTAAGACTGGTGTAAAACATTTGCACCACAAGGCTCAAGAGTTTGACATTGGagtttattttgaagcaaatgggCATGGCACT GCACTGTTTAGTACAGCTGTTGAAATGAAGATAAAACAATCAGCAGAACAACtggaagataagaaaagaaaagctgcTAAGATGCTTGAAAACATTATTGACTTGTTTAACCAG GCAGCTGGTGATGCTATTTCTGACATGCTGGTGATTGAGGCAATCTTGGCTCTGAAGGGCTTGACTGTACAACAGTGGGATGCTCTCTATACAGATCTTCCAAACAGACAACTTAAAGTTCAG GTTGCAGACAGGAGAGTTATTAGCACTACCAATGCTGAAAGACAAGCAGTTACACCCCCAGGATTACAGGAGGCAATCAATGACCTGGTGAAGAAGTACAAGCTTTCTCGAGCTTTTGTCCGGCCCTCTGGTACAGAAGATGTCGTCCGAGTATATGCAGAAGCAGACTCACAA